The Thermoleophilia bacterium genomic sequence CTCCCCGGAAAGGTCGATCACGTAGTCACAGATCGCCTCATTGCCGTCAAGACGGTCGAATTCGTGACCTCCCATCATGAAAAGGCGGCGGCTCATACAGAAGACTCTAAGCCGCGAGCGGCGACGGCGACCACGGCAGCGACGATTCGCCGACCAGCGAGATGTGATCGGCCGACCCGAGGAAGCGGGTGGCGATCTGCGTGGTCTTCGCGTGGTCGCCGCGCAGCTCGAGCCCGTAGGCACGTGCCTCCGATCGTGACGCGACGACCTGGGCCAGCTGGGTGTCGACGAAATGGAGGGCCGCGCCGTCGGCCGCGGCGTACCCGGGACGGAGGCCGTCCTTGAGCTCGTTCTCGAAGACCTTGTGGCGGTCCGAGCCGGCCTCGAAGTGCACCATGTTCGAGAACGGCAGGAAGCCGAGCCCGAGGACGCGCTTGCTCGCGTCCTGGTATCCGGTCAGGCCTTCGTCGAACCAGCAAAGCGAGCCGGCACTCAGGCCGCAGACGAAGTCATCCAGCAGGGGATTGCCGGACTCCATGGAAAAGCCGCCGCCCCCGAAGGCGACGATCTGCCGTTTGATTCCCATGGCGAAATCTTCGACCCAGCCCCCCTCCGGCACTTTGGACCGGGGTCGAAAATACCCCGGTACATGATCGGACCGGGGTCCCAGAGGCCCGTTTACGGCTGACGACCGGAACTTTGGCCTCACTGATCGGTTTAAGGTTCAAGTACGGCGAAGTTTCCGGAGACTTTTTCGTAAACGTTTGATTTCTCGACACTCCGGGTAGTGCCAGAGCCAGAGTTGTGGGAGAAGTTTGAACCACCCCCGTCCGTTCGATCGAGAGGAATCCCTGATGCGTCTGTCAGATAACCGTCACCACCGCCACCGTTTCACCTTGGCGACCCTGTTCCTGCTGGCGCTCGGCCTGACGGCCTTCGGCATCGCCGGACTCTCCAGTCAGGCCAAGGCGGCACCGGTCTCCCTCCAGTTCGACAACGGCCAGGTCAGCATCGGCGAGCTGTTCAAGGAGCGCAAGATCCTGCCGGCGCAGGACACCTTCCCGTCACCGGACCTGCCCACCCCCCAGCGCACCGACATCGAGCTGATGGGCACCGAGACCAACGGCCAGGTGTCGTTCCCGGCCACGACCAACACCGGACTCCAGTTCCCCTACATGTACGTGCTCTCCCCGACCGACCCGACGCTGAAGGTGCCGCTCACCTTCCGGCTCAAGGACCCGGGGCTGACCGGCACCTATGACGCCGCTACGGGCCAAATGGACCTGGAGGGCCAGATGGACGTGATCGTAAT encodes the following:
- a CDS encoding Type 1 glutamine amidotransferase-like domain-containing protein gives rise to the protein MGIKRQIVAFGGGGFSMESGNPLLDDFVCGLSAGSLCWFDEGLTGYQDASKRVLGLGFLPFSNMVHFEAGSDRHKVFENELKDGLRPGYAAADGAALHFVDTQLAQVVASRSEARAYGLELRGDHAKTTQIATRFLGSADHISLVGESSLPWSPSPLAA